One window of the Gimesia sp. genome contains the following:
- a CDS encoding DUF1990 domain-containing protein, with the protein MQLLIRKPDSLQILQFIESQAQQEFTYPHREATRNQSPPAGFRVDHNRIRLGQGAAVYEQAKQALADWQHYRFDWLYLHRPDAPPAAGQTVAALAHVLGIWVLNACRIVYVLEETEPFTRFAFAYGTLPVHAECGEERFQVEWHPDDDSVWYDLYAFSRPNTLLSKIAYPYVRSKQKQFARESLQAMQQAVAKKSN; encoded by the coding sequence ATGCAGCTACTGATCCGAAAGCCCGACTCCTTGCAGATACTCCAGTTTATCGAATCACAGGCACAGCAGGAGTTTACCTATCCTCATCGGGAGGCCACCCGCAATCAGTCGCCCCCTGCTGGATTCCGCGTCGATCACAATCGCATCCGACTGGGGCAGGGGGCAGCAGTCTATGAACAGGCAAAACAGGCCCTGGCGGACTGGCAGCATTATCGCTTTGACTGGCTGTATCTGCATCGCCCCGACGCACCGCCGGCCGCGGGACAGACCGTCGCCGCACTGGCACATGTGCTCGGAATCTGGGTTCTGAATGCCTGTCGGATCGTTTACGTACTGGAAGAAACAGAGCCCTTCACCCGCTTCGCATTTGCCTACGGCACGCTTCCCGTCCACGCCGAGTGTGGCGAAGAACGTTTCCAGGTAGAATGGCACCCCGATGATGATTCCGTCTGGTACGATCTCTATGCGTTTTCTCGACCAAACACGCTGCTCTCTAAAATTGCCTACCCCTATGTCCGCAGCAAACAGAAACAGTTCGCCCGCGAGTCTCTACAGGCCATGCAACAGGCCGTCGCGAAAAAATCGAATTAA